Proteins encoded within one genomic window of Macrotis lagotis isolate mMagLag1 chromosome 3, bilby.v1.9.chrom.fasta, whole genome shotgun sequence:
- the LOC141519506 gene encoding olfactory receptor 5B12-like, which yields MASMKNRTEVTEFILTGITDTLELQVPLFIMFTIIYFITLMGNLGIAALVFWDSSLHNPMYFFLSNLSLVDFGYSSSVTPRVITGFLKGGKVISYNGCAAQMFFFSAFATSEIYFLVIMAYDRQTAVCRPLHYTTTMTPSVCISLTIIAHVCGFLNSAIVTGQTFSLSFCRSNVVHHVFCDLPPLLDLSCSDIYINQVIIFILGGFNISFGLFFICISYLFIFIAILRIQSTEGRQKAFSTCASHLSVVSLFYGTIIFMYLQPSSSHSMDTDKVTSIFYTMVIPMMNPLVYTLRNKEVHFAFRKALLGQRLQT from the coding sequence ATGGCATCTATGAAGAACAGAACAGAAGTGACTGAGTTCATTCTCACAGGAATAACAGATACTTTAGAGCTTCAAGTTCCTCTCTTTATAATGTTCACCATCATCTACTTCATCACACTCATGGGAAACTTGGGAATAGCAGCTCTTGTCTTCTGGGACTCCAGCCTGCACAATCCAATGTACTTTTTTCTTAGTAATCTCTCTTTGGTAGATTTTGGTTATTCCTCATCTGTCACACCCAGAGTCATAACTGGTTTCCTCAAAGGGGGCAAAGTCATCTCCTATAATGGATGTGCAGCACAAATGTTCTTCTTTTCAGCCTTTGCCACTTCTGAAATTTATTTCCTGGTCATTATGGCCTATGATCGACAAACAGCTGTCTGTAGACCACTACATTACACTACCACCATGACACCAAGTGTGTGCATTAGTCTGACCATTATTGCACATGTCTGTGGATTTTTGAACTCTGCTATTGTTACTGGACAGACCTTTAGCCTGTCCTTTTGTAGGTCCAATGTGGTCCATCACGTCTTCTGTGACCTTCCTCCTCTTCTGGATCTCTCCTGTTCTGATATATACATCAATCAagtgataattttcattttaggaggATTCAATATCTCTTTTGGACTCTTTTTTATCTGCATCTCCTACTTGTTCATCTTTATTGCCATCCTGAGAATCCAATCTACCGAGGGCCGCCAAAAAGCCTTCTCTACCTGTGCCTCTCATCTTTCTGTGGTATCTCTATTTTATGGGACAATAATCTTTATGTACTTGCAACCCAGCTCTAGTCATTCTATGGACACAGACAAAGTAACTTCTATTTTCTACACCATGGTCATTCCCATGATGAACCCTCTAGTCTACACCCTGAGGAATAAAGAAGTCCATTTTGCTTTCAGAAAAGCTTTATTGGGGCAAAGACTTCAAACTTAA